Below is a window of Poecile atricapillus isolate bPoeAtr1 chromosome 2, bPoeAtr1.hap1, whole genome shotgun sequence DNA.
TATTTGCAGATAAACCAGGTACAGCTAAATAGCATGTCTTCTACCCCAAGTACCACTGCAGCATGTTAGCCACTCCTCAATCCCTCCATTATCTGCATGTGATATCAAAAAATTACAAACAGTTTTCAGGCACACAatcaaaaaccaaacaacagtCCTTTGTAAGACGCTGCTACTCCATACTACTTCTGGGcttgtttttgaaatgtttaatACCTTCTTTCAGAAGCTGTTCTGTGACAATGGTTCCAATGGTTCACATCAAACACACAACCTGATGTACCTTCACACGTTATTGGGTGCTTCCTTACATCCAGAGTAGTCTGTTTGTAGCACCTCAAGGAATAATCCCTTGGAATGACATGTCTTCTCACCCCTTCAATGCACAAGTACAACCAAGAAGGGGAGAATATCAAACCACCCAGCACAACAGGGGGAGATGGACAACACCCAGAGCTGGCTGTTTCAGTGTCAAGTGATTACAAACAAAATTACAGACTACTTAATAAGGCACTTGATCAGTGAAGCAAGGAAAAACAGGCAGCAGAAGCCAAAGAACTACAGGATGTGTTTTTTCTCCACTGTTAACAGGTGTGCCTTTTCAAGAATCGTTCAAAGGCCACTGACCTGTTCAGTAACAGCTGTAAGACAAGAATTACATGTATTTGAATTACATGCTTACCAAGACCCACCAGTTTTCCAACCAGaataaaaattgtttcagaCAGAATCTAGGTTAATGGGGAGATTACACTTAACTCATGGGTTTAATAATATTCTATAGTTCAGACCTCATTAAGGTCTTCTCACATTCAATTATTACTGTACCTGCAACAGGATGAAACAGAAGAGCTTTTACTCCAAAACTACCAAACAGACCAAACCTACaaacatgaaaacagaaaacaggaaaataatttatagtGATGTTTTTATGCGGAGTGATACCTCATCTGgttttcatattaaaatacCATAACATGAGGTAAATATGCAGTTTGTTTCTTAAACAAACATCCACGTTTGTGACATGTGACACTATCCATGTCATCTTTAAAGACAGCATTGACAGCAGACGAGTCAAGGGAATCTTAAAAAGGTCATCCTTCTACAAAGCCATATAAATTTTTTACAGATgatccccctttttttttcaaatgataCAGAGAGAAATATATTTACTCCTCTGACAAACAACatgaaaacccaggaaaaatatCCCAGTAGACTCTGATTTCCATGAGAAGAAattagaagaaattaattaatttcacagCATAAAGGGAGATAAGGAGAGGGAAACAGTCACCATTCATTTGCCAATTTGTCAAAAATCTGCATCCAGAGTGAAGACATTGTCCATTGTTTCTGCCATGACAGCAAAACGCTGATATTCTGAAACCCGCTTCTCaaagaaatttgtttttccttccagagAAATATTCTCCATGAAATCAAAAGGATTTTCTGCATGAAAGACCTGGGGAAGGAAAACACACTGATGGTTCTGACAGGGAAATAATGCTTTAAAAACCccataacaaaaaaacctgtCAAACGCTTTCAAACTAGACCACCTCTGGCTGCAATATCCTGTAGGATCTATGGACATCTATCTAAGTAAATTCAGTACTGCCACTCCCAGGAGTTTGGTCTGTGGTGAAGTTCACTTTTGCAAGGTGCTTGCTATTCTTCAACACTGCAGCATCTGAGCACAGCTTACGTTTCCCATTACAAACTGAGCTGAGCAGCTGAAGGGAAACAAAGGCCTAAATTGTTCTTGCTCTTTTACAGTGAAGCATAGGTATGAATGCTGTGGTTTCAGCTGTCACTCAGAGGAAGTCCATGTGCTAAATATGACCTGCTCCCCAGCATGACAAGGGAGTGCTTTGTGCTGGCAGTTCTGGGCTGCACTGGAAGACCAGCATTTGGGGCAATTGCATCTCTTACCTTTGAGAACCCAAGCTCCATTAGTAACCGGTCTGCAACAAATTCAATGTATTGTTTCATCAAGGTGCAATTCATTCCAATCAGACCCACAGGTAACGCCTCAGTTAGAAACTCCTAGAAGTTAAAATACAGATGACCTTTAGAGAAATgaaatttaagaagaaaaaggaaagaagacaCCTGTGTTTCACCGTAACATACTTCGTGATAttccaggctccccaggaaatTGTCTGAATAAATAACTTGCATCACTAAATTCAACAAATATCTTCTATTTTCAGTAACCTCCTTTATTTTTAGCCTGTTATTCTGGAAAAGGCACAAGATTTTTATCACTGCCCCTCTAATCTGCCTTTCTTCAATGCCCCAGTGTAAGCTTCAGTGTAAGCTTAAGCTCCAACTTCAATAAGTTTACAGACCATACTAGTGGGAGCAGGAATAGATCAATAAATCACTGGTTTTTCTGGCTTCCAGCCAATATAGAATGGCAGATCAGAGGGCAATGAAATATATGAGTGCTGAACCCAGTCATGTGTATGTTTAGGCACCATCGCATACCTGTCAGTCTTGTGAGCATTTGTCATCATCACAGTAGTTAGATAacaacaggaaagaaaactaaactaaaatcCTGCCAAACACTCAGCCATGCAGAAACTTGTGTCTGCAGAAGTGTGGCACTTCATGTGAAAGAACCTGACATCAAGCTCAGGAAAAGCCAGAAGACATGATACTCGTGGCCAGAACAGACCCTGCCTTCTCCTGAGGACAAGCAGAGATGTGAATACAATAGGGAGACACAAAGATCCTGAAAGGACAGATGTAAACAAACTCCTCTCTGAGAGACAGCTGCAATTGGACTAGATGATtattgtaggtcccttccaagtgAAATTATTCTATTCAATATCAAGTAAGacagcttttcttcctttctgtcatTAAGGAGAAAACCAGCTGCCAGCTTTACCTCCACCCTGTTGCTTGACAACTGAAACAGAAAGTCTCTGACTCTTATTGTCACCATTAAGGATGAGGGAAGGAATGGTATAATTTGTCAGGGATCAACTCTGAGCCAAGTACCAATCCTGAAAGTTACAagttaatttgtttattttcacaCCTCAGACTGGGCCTGTGCTGCCCACAGTGTGGTCACAGCCAGGATTACCTGCTCAATTTCTACAGCATTAACGATGATCTCACGGACTCGCTCTTCTGACGGTCTGTTCACTAAATAATGGAACATTAGACAAGCAAAATCACAGTGTAGACCCTGAAATCAGAGAACAATATAAAAAACAGTTAGTTTTCCCATCTTCCACATAGTTCACTCTTATTTTCAGGTAGTCTCATTTGGATTGAAGtttcccagcctcctgtttTTATCAAAGTCTTAATGTTATCACATGTAGTGTAGACTTGTAGTTTACAACCCAGTAACATCTCAAATCTAACACATGCCACTATCCCAAAATAATGTTCAGCACACACGTTTCTCAGGAAAAATTTTTCTGAGGACTCCTCTCTACTGTTAGTGATCCCACACAGAGCCTTGCTGGTCTCTGCCTCCTGTCAGGGAGGATTTTGCTGAAAGACTTCTACATCAAGACCTGCAAAACTACTTGTGAGTCAAAACAGGCTGTTTACTTCCTCTTTGAGATACTTGATTTAAATTCCTTCAGTAGCatttcttcccttgcttctcccaacagcattttcaaaaaGGCAGATTCAGATTAAAGTCACCAAACCCAAGATTAACAAATCATCTCTGCCCCAGCTAAACTCCCCTTCTCACTTCACCCAGCTATCCTACACAGAGCCTAGTAAATTGTGCTCCTTTCCAGGATTTCCAGAAAAGTTTCCCAAGGTAAGAAAACATCAGGAGACAAGCAGCCCCAGACAGCTGCTCCAAGAGGCACCTCAGCTTCTCTTTGACTTGCCTGGGTACAGCTTGATGGTCTTGCTTCAGCCATACCCACCACTGCCAGACTAAAGAAGCACTGTGCTACCATCTCTCAACTGCAAGGTGGTGGTTACAGCCAATAAACACCAAGACGGCACACCCAGAGTGAAAACCCAACAGAAAGAATTTGGCAGACTATGGGCTACCAGACTATCCAAAATTATCATTAGCAAGTGTCAAAACAAAACCTTGGGGCTGACCTACTGGAGAGCTGTTCTGCTGCAAAAGACCTGGGAGTCTCAGTGGGTAACAAGTTgactgagccagcagtgcccttgtgACCAGAAGGGCCAGGGGTATCTTGGGGTACATTAGGaagagtgtggccagcaggtcaagggaagTGATCCTCTCCCTCTTCCCATCCCTGGTGACGTCACATCTGGACTGCTGTGTCAAGTTCTGGGTCCTCAATAAAAAAGAGACAAGGAGCTACCGGAGAGGGTCCAGCAGTGGTCATAAAAATGATGAGAGGTCTGGAGTGTCTTTTTTATGAGGAgagactgcaggagctgggcctTTTTAGTCTGGGGAAGAGAACactgagaggggatctcattAATGCATATAATTATCTCAAAGGTGGTGTCGTTGTTTAGGAATGGCACTCCCCAGTTCAGCACCCCTACCAAGACTCTCCCAAACCAGATGCCACTTGCTTGCTCCCTGCCCCCACCAAGACACCCCCAGCTTCCCCTTGCCCTTTCCTGCTTTGCGGATGGAGGCACAAAAGGTGAAAATCATGGGACTGGAAACAACTATGAGATAACAAAAGGAACAGTAACATCAATATGAACAACAAAATGTATAAGACAAAGAAGTTATTTAAATGGAAAGCCCATGACAAATACCCATCTGCTTTTCCCTattacattttttcccactggaaGGAACACCCTTCATCTCAAAAGGAGGAGAGAGTCCCTTTTCCCCACCCCTGTCAATGACCTGAGATGGTACCCAACAACATCTTATGGTCTTAGCatgcccacacagctccaggctccACACCCTCACAGCTACTACAAAAAATTAACTCTCTTTGGCTGAAGCCAGGACAAGtaggtgccaagaggatggttccagactcttttcagtggtgcccagtgacaagATGAGGAGCAATGGCTgcaaactaaaacacaagaagtttCACCTCAACatcaacatgaggaagaactttgtCGAGTgtgacagagcactggaacaggctgcccagggtgATTGCGGAGTCACCCTCTCTGGACACATTCCAAATGCACCTGGAcatgttcctgtgtcacctgcttcAGGTGACCCTGCTTGGCAGggcagttggactagatgatttTCAGAGAACCCTTCCAACCCTTAcaattcagtgattctgtgaaaaccATTTTGGAGAGGCTACAAAATCCTTGTGATTAAGGTCATGAAACAACCCTGAAATAACATATTTGGGAAATATCCCCCCTCTCGTGACCAACTGCATTAGCTGCCTGCTGCAAGGCTCCCCATGGTCTTATCCAGGGCAACACTACCAGCAGGATGCAGGACATGCCTGGCTTCTCCCATGAACTGGTGTGCTCTGCTGACTGGTGATCCCACCAGCTTTGCACCTTTAAGTATCGGAGATGCACCAGCTCAGGAAGAGCCTGGGAACAGAGCCAGCAGCTCAAAAAACACATTGAGTGTTAATCAGTTATCTGTCCAGGTGCACCAAAAAACAGTTTGTAGTTTTCCATTGTGGATTCTTTTTACTGCCACTGGGTTTCAATGCAGGTGCTCTGTGCACCAAGCTTTAACCCTCATaacagcactgcagctggaaTTATGCCAGCAGAGCTCAAGaaaattttcatcttttggTGCTCAACTCTGCAGAGTAGTTACACTCAGCTATAAGTGATCCTTGTAACAAACAAATCCTGCCTCGCTCAAATGGATCAGTTCATGATGACTCACAGAAGACACAAGGAAGGTAAAGGCTGAAGAActatttgtttttccttactcatcatattattttcttcaaaagtgTCTTTTAAAGACATATTTTAAGATATCTCATTTCAAAGCAATTTATCTAACCCATGAAAATTACTTCCATTATAAAAAAGCTCTTTATACATTAAGACCAACTCTGCTAAATTACAACCACTAGCATGTTTATACTGCATACAAAACTGGTCTTTCTACTTTTTCAGTGCTGACAGTGACCTAAGTAGTGCAGTGCACAGTCCCCAGCCATAAACAACAGCTGTCAACTTGCAGGaagcaaggaaaggaagaagcaagaaagaaaggaaggaagcagTGAAAAGGGGCAGTTGTAAGCACATATTCTGTCATACTTGGTGTGATGACATGCAGCCCCTCAGACACAAGTTAAGAAGCACTACCCTCAAAGGCAGATCTGTAATTGCCCCCTCCCAGGAGATGCTATTGCTGTGCAGCAACACAAGATCATGGAGAAGACTGGTATCTCACGCTTCTGCAGCAACCTGCCACAGCTGCCTCAGTGATGGATGGAGGTGGCTGTCTGCAAGCTCTGTGACCCACAACCAGGAGCAGGTGGGGAGTGCTATTTGGAGCCCACCTGAACCTGCCTGAAGAAGCTGAGGCACAGTAAATTTCAAGAGTCACACATTATCCACATTCTTGCTACAGATAACcccctctgcagctggggaCCATGCAATTCCACCCCACTTCACTTCTTGAGCAGCTGGgcctttccctcccttcacagcacaggaaaacaaacatcCCCTTCAATCTAAAAAATCCATCTTTTTGAGGTGCTCtagcatgtccagagaagagcGACAAAGCTAGTGAAGGGTGTGGAGCACCAGTCTTATGAGGATTAGCTGAGGGAGGTGGGAGTGTTTAggctgaagaaaaggaggctcaggagagacCTGAGCTCTCTACAACTAGCTGAGAAAAGGTTGTGGTGAGGTgtgggtcagtctcttctcccaagcaacaggacaagaggaaatagcCTAAAGTTGCATCAAACAAAGGATTACATTGGATATTACAAAAAACTTCATGGAAATTGCTGTTAAGCATTAGAATAGTCTGTCCAGGGAAGTAGTTGAGTCACCATGcctgaaggtatttaaaagacatgggAACATGGCACTTAGGGACTTGGTTTAGGGATGGACTTGGCAGTGGCAGATTAACAGTTTCATTcagtgatcttaaaggtctttaccaatctaaatgattctatgattctataattatTGGTAAAAGTCTGcttctttccccttcctctgTCAAGACTATGGGTTCTTCATGAATATAATTCTACCCTTCCCCAGGAAACTCACTTTTCTTCCCAAACAGTGTGCAGGACATGCCACATTACCTCATCTCTGCTAATAAGTTCATTGGAGAAAGTCAATCCAGGCATCAAGCCCCTCTTCTTCAGCCAAAATATAGCAGCAAAGGAACCCGAAAAGAAGATGCCTTCCACTGCAGCAAAGGCAACCACTCTCTCACCTGTTTAACATAACACATTTTTGTTAGACACAAATTGCAGTATTTCTCATCAGCAAGATGAACTATTTGCATCAGACAGAGTGGTGCTGGAGAGGAGCAATCCCCTCTGCAGCACCAGATGCTGTCTTTGACCACATCCGTCAGCAGATCCTGACACATACAGGGTCTACACACCCCACAGCACTCAGCCATAGGGAACCCCAGCAGAACTGAAGAACCAGGGAGCCCCAGCAGAACTGAAGAACCAGGGCACCCACTGAAACTATCACAAGTCAGAAGCAAAAGAATTTAATTGTCTGAAGTGTCCAAGACATTAGTACTCCATTATCTCTGTCTCCTGAACGGCAGGAAAGCAGCTGTGTAACTGACAgccaaaactgagaaaaaggCCAATCTCttataaattaaacaaaaaaccctatACTACAATTTCTTCTTGTTGGAAATCTACATAAAACCATATTCTTACAAGAGTGAAAGACTACAGAACGTAAGACACAAATAACTATTCATGTTATCCCACCTTTAATCTGGGGAAAGCAAGGCATTATTGGTGCCAGTTCTCCCTGTTCTCTTCATGAATGTATTTCTTCAAACTACAAGACCGTCTGACTGTTTAGTGAAGCCACATCATTCAGTACGGGTCATTCAgtataaagacaaaaaagagcACTTTTCATAACATGATTTCAGGGGGCACTgccattattttatttctctgtctgAAGATAAAAACATACAAGCTCACCAGAACTTACTTCTAGTTCTTTAGTTAAACCAGAGACACAGAAGTCACTACATCTCTGGAGAATTTAATTTCATCTTCCAGGGATGCAGCTTACTCACAGAAGGTCAGGTTGTGATACACAGTAGAAACAAGAAACAAGTAGAAAAAGCTACACACCAAAAGTGGATTCTCGGTCTTCAATCCACTTCAGAGCCCAGTCTGCTTTCTTCTTAACACAAGGCATTGTTTCAATAGCATTAAATAAGAAATCCCTATagaagaaaacagagacaaaacatCAAAATAGTGATTTATGTAAATCTGCCCTGGTtgtcccttccagctccagGATCCCATTATGCAAGGCTCTGAACTAACCCGAGTAAGAgaccattcccatcccaaagaGGTGATGATCTGTCCTGCTTTTGTCTGGGAtagagttcattttcttcccagtttcttgtacagtgctgtgttttataTTTAGAATGAGAATTATATTGATAACATATTGATGTTTTAGTTGCTGCTAAGCACTGTTTACACAAAGTCCAGGACTCTTCAGCTTCTAACCCTGCCCCACCTGTGAGCAGGCTGGGGGGAACAGGAAGCTGGGacaggacacagccaggacagcagaCACCAAGTGGCCAAAGGGATACTCCATACGATGTCATGCTCAGAATATAAACTAGGGGAAAGCTGGCTAGCTTCTTGGGAACTGGCTGGGTATCAGTCAGCAGGCAGTGAGCAACTGCATTGTGCAccacttgttttgttttactattattattattattattattattattattattattattattattattattattattattattattttccttttctgtcctaTCCAACTGCCTTTACCTCAAACCACCAGTTTTACTTTCCTCCCCGATTCTCTCCCACCCTACTGGGCAGAGGCAGGCAATGAGTAAGCTGCTGTGTAGTGCTTGCTGCCTGCCAGATCAAACCACAATGTGATCTGTGATAAaaaaggcagagggagggaaaagtGTAGAAAGAAACAGCCCCAAGGACTCAGGGGAGGCAAGCTGTGAACTCAAACATCCCATCCCAGGAGTGCTCACCCACCAGATTACAGTCTCTCTCTCTTGAAGCCAGCTACTTCAGTCTATCCATAGAGCAAAAACCTCATCTTGCTCAACTCCACAAAAGGAACAGAACAAGTCCCATGTGCACAGACTCTGTTCCTATGCTGAAAGGAAACCTTGCAGTCCTCCCACCATCACCAACACAGGATGCCACTGTGGGAAAGCAAGCTCTGCCTGACCATCACCATGCTGGAATCTCTGAGGGAAAGTGCTGCTTTTCAAATGTATTACCATTTGGACTAGAAGTCCTTCAAACAAAAAAGGTGA
It encodes the following:
- the RRM2B gene encoding ribonucleoside-diphosphate reductase subunit M2 B isoform X2, whose amino-acid sequence is MAVPPSSAAAPRGAVPPAMGERRGPAALQEAAGPERSSSSAAENGSDLDEEPLLRKNHRRFVIFPIQYPDIWKMYKQAQASFWTAEEVDLSKDLPHWSKLKADEKYFISHVLAFFAASDGIVNENLVARFSQEVQIPEARCFYGFQILIENVHSEMYSLLIDTYIKDPKKRDFLFNAIETMPCVKKKADWALKWIEDRESTFGERVVAFAAVEGIFFSGSFAAIFWLKKRGLMPGLTFSNELISRDEGLHCDFACLMFHYLVNRPSEERVREIIVNAVEIEQEFLTEALPVGLIGMNCTLMKQYIEFVADRLLMELGFSKVFHAENPFDFMENISLEGKTNFFEKRVSEYQRFAVMAETMDNVFTLDADF
- the RRM2B gene encoding ribonucleoside-diphosphate reductase subunit M2 B isoform X3, whose translation is MEPAQKGILLAECLITVPGDMSAGIDPGSRCLQPESSSSAAENGSDLDEEPLLRKNHRRFVIFPIQYPDIWKMYKQAQASFWTAEEVDLSKDLPHWSKLKADEKYFISHVLAFFAASDGIVNENLVARFSQEVQIPEARCFYGFQILIENVHSEMYSLLIDTYIKDPKKRDFLFNAIETMPCVKKKADWALKWIEDRESTFGERVVAFAAVEGIFFSGSFAAIFWLKKRGLMPGLTFSNELISRDEGLHCDFACLMFHYLVNRPSEERVREIIVNAVEIEQEFLTEALPVGLIGMNCTLMKQYIEFVADRLLMELGFSKVFHAENPFDFMENISLEGKTNFFEKRVSEYQRFAVMAETMDNVFTLDADF
- the RRM2B gene encoding ribonucleoside-diphosphate reductase subunit M2 B isoform X4, which produces MSSSSAAENGSDLDEEPLLRKNHRRFVIFPIQYPDIWKMYKQAQASFWTAEEVDLSKDLPHWSKLKADEKYFISHVLAFFAASDGIVNENLVARFSQEVQIPEARCFYGFQILIENVHSEMYSLLIDTYIKDPKKRDFLFNAIETMPCVKKKADWALKWIEDRESTFGERVVAFAAVEGIFFSGSFAAIFWLKKRGLMPGLTFSNELISRDEGLHCDFACLMFHYLVNRPSEERVREIIVNAVEIEQEFLTEALPVGLIGMNCTLMKQYIEFVADRLLMELGFSKVFHAENPFDFMENISLEGKTNFFEKRVSEYQRFAVMAETMDNVFTLDADF